A region of Triplophysa rosa linkage group LG16, Trosa_1v2, whole genome shotgun sequence DNA encodes the following proteins:
- the scn1bb gene encoding sodium channel, voltage-gated, type I, beta b, whose product MNVYIGRLLSLCVFCALSVSLCSGACAEVDSDTEAVAGHSFELGCLSCKMRLEVPATATVDWHFRARGEADFVHIYSYDGESSNIIHEQFQDRVQWHGSKNTLDLQDATIDLHNVTFNDSGVYRCIFNRILNYEHYEFSTTTTKEVHLTVVPEARRGTASIVSEVMMYVSIIGLQLWLLVEMIYCYRKIAAAGEEALRASAAEYLAITSESKDNCAGVQVAE is encoded by the exons ATGAACGTGTATATCGGACGGCTGCTGTCCCTCTGCGTGTTCTGCGCGCTCTCAG TGTCTCTGTGCAGCGGCGCGTGTGCAGAGGTGGACTCGGACACGGAGGCCGTGGCGGGTCACAGCTTCGAGCTCGGGTGTCTGTCCTGCAAGATGCGATTAGAGGTGCCGGCCACGGCCACGGTGGACTGGCACTTCAGGGCTCGAGGAGAGGCAGACTTTGTGCAT ATTTACAGTTACGATGGCGAGTCTTCTAACATCATCCATGAGCAGTTCCAGGATCGAGTACAGTGGCACGGCAGCAAGAACACGCTCGACTTGCAGGACGCGACCATCGACCTTCATAACGTCACTTTCAATGACTCGGGCGTTTACCGCTGCATCTTCAACCGAATTCTCAACTACGAACATTATGAATTCTCGACCACCACCACTAAAGAGGTTCATCTGACTGTGGTGCCTGAAG ccaGGCGTGGAACGGCGTCTATCGTGTCAGAGGTCATGATGTACGTGTCTATCATTGGGCTTCAGCTCTGGCTGCTGGTGGAGATGATCTACTGCTACAGGAAGATCGCTGCTGCCGGAGAGGAAGCGCTGAGAGCCAGCGC TGCGGAGTATTTAGCCATCACTTCGGAGAGTAAAGATAACTGTGCTGGTGTGCAGGTAGCAGAATAA